In Candidatus Manganitrophaceae bacterium, the genomic stretch AGCTGGAAATGCAGAGGGAGGAAGACCTTAACGTTGTTGGAGAGCTCATCGGGATCTTATTTGATATCTTACGGATTGAGCGGCAGGTTCCCATTTTCTCTGAAATCCTGGACATCCTTGACAATATTTTCAACAGGCTGATGAGTCGAGGCGATCTTAGTCACGCGAAGAAGGTTCTGGAATTTTTCTGGGAGATGCTGGATCCCTCCAAGAAGTTACCGGAGCCGATCGAAACCTTGGTGAGAAATGCACTAAAGAATGCGGGTAATTCAAAGAAGATGGTTTTACTTGAGCCGTTTTTGAATACGGCTAGGCCAGATTTTAATAAGGAACTCTTCTCTTTTATGATCCTTTTTGAAAGAAATGTTATTCCTCCAACCATAGATCTTCTGGCCTCGGTAAAAAATATGAAGACCCGACGGATATTATGTGATGCCTTGGTCGAACTGGGAAGAATGGATGTTGGGAGTATCATCTCAAGACTCAAGGATGAGAGATGGTTTCTGGTTCGAAATCTGATCTATGTGTTGGGGAAAATTGGGGATAATCAGATTATTCAGGCCTTTTCTCGATTCAGGAAACATGTGGAACCCAAGGTGCGCAAGGAGGTTCTTCATGCATTGGATGCGATGGAAGACGAAAAAGCAAGGCAGTTGATGACCCAATTTATTGTGGACCCTGACCAGGCAAATCGCATTTTTGTGATCAAGAGCCTGGCGAGAAAAGGCGTTAAGGAAGGCTTGGCTCCCCTGAAAGAGGTGATCTCTTCCAAAGCTTTTGACTCCAAGGATTTTTATGAGAAGAAAGAATATTTTAATGCTGTCGCGATGATCGGAGGCGACGAATCGGTCCCTGAGATGCAGAAACATCTTTATTTTCGATGGACCTTATTCAGGGATGCTAGAAAAGAAGAGAAAGGACTTTGTGCGGCCCGTGCGCTGAAACGGATTGCTTCGCCACTGGCCATAGAGGTGCTTCAGAAAGGAGGCACTTCCAGGAACAAGGCCATCAGAGAGGCATG encodes the following:
- a CDS encoding HEAT repeat domain-containing protein; protein product: MLRILSQDQPVRKIRTIDCYPVQVKIRRGCSHFDIYFSVRYTISSNSWSCSMSEASESGEDEKTPKKEGKGDDVEFNEEEAKSAKEVLQSLAKTAKTLKIYLPNNPVHKKFIEQLVTRLQAHLLSFGPLRLRVKQFELYCSEQVVYENINRLESIAFKLFIDGMREISFLPGIEQDEVLYFLQALGREGDDIEADDDIVTILWEKNLSHIQYVVVESLQNDAQEMDSCKEMQATRPSQQKLESVFKQEGSLSLGKLSPKVQRKIEIHSLHLFKLTEEEIVKLKLEMQREEDLNVVGELIGILFDILRIERQVPIFSEILDILDNIFNRLMSRGDLSHAKKVLEFFWEMLDPSKKLPEPIETLVRNALKNAGNSKKMVLLEPFLNTARPDFNKELFSFMILFERNVIPPTIDLLASVKNMKTRRILCDALVELGRMDVGSIISRLKDERWFLVRNLIYVLGKIGDNQIIQAFSRFRKHVEPKVRKEVLHALDAMEDEKARQLMTQFIVDPDQANRIFVIKSLARKGVKEGLAPLKEVISSKAFDSKDFYEKKEYFNAVAMIGGDESVPEMQKHLYFRWTLFRDARKEEKGLCAARALKRIASPLAIEVLQKGGTSRNKAIREACAKALSSLEVKQI